In Asterias rubens chromosome 17, eAstRub1.3, whole genome shotgun sequence, a genomic segment contains:
- the LOC117301267 gene encoding mitochondrial potassium channel ATP-binding subunit-like codes for MTILLFCAASRHALKMQMTPRIFRSSNTGSLFTSVGTVQCSKSPTIFSQRVLRLYNAITRQSLCPKDRNASKIIPQVSRGLVLLGGSLSWSLWGVVAECKIRTKGSSRILDKDGKYAEDLKQPRFKKRKFLKLLWPDFWYLVAAVVSALAAALINVQIPVFLGDMVQVVAEAAAKQYGNYMSEIRGPALKLIVAYCLQALCTCSYISLLSAVGERTAVRMREALFAALLRQDIAFFDTHHTGELINRLSADVQDFKSAFKLCVAQGLRGITQVLGASVAMYVLSPKLTLLLIAVVPGVVIVGTFIGASLRSLSRQVQEQVAMGTSVADEALGNMRTVRSFAMEEKELELYCDEIEKSRRLNERLGLGIGLFQGLSNLALNGIIVGVIYSGGYLLASGDIKPGQLMSFLVASQTIQRSLTSISILFGQAIRGTSAGARVFEYLELEPTIPLKGGKHIPFHSFYGNVRFNDVTFSYPTRPEQVVLSGLTLDIPAGQVVAVCGPSGGGKSTIAALLERFYDVTKGSVTIDNVNINELDPSKLRGQTIGFINQEPVLFATSVIENIRYGNPDASDQEVYEAAALANAHDFILGFPEGYKTILGERGVTISGGQKQRIAIARALVKNPSILILDEATSALDTESERVVQEAIDKVSKGRTVLVIAHRLSTIRNADLIAVLNHGSIQEIGTHAELLKKGGVYADLIKGQAAKT; via the exons atgacaattttgttattttgcgcTGCCAGCAGGCATGCCCTAAAAATGCAAATGACACCACGCATCTTCCGATCTTCAAACACAGG ATCCTTGTTTACTTCAGTTGGGACTGTCCAATGTTCCAAATCTCCAACCATCTTCAGTCAACGAGTTCTAAGATTATACAACGCTATAACAAGACAATCACTCTGTCCAAAAGATAGAAATGCATCAAAGATCATCCCACAAGTTTccagag GTTTAGTGCTCCTGGGTGGCAGTCTAAGTTGGAGCCTGTGGGGTGTCGTAGCGGAGTGTAAGATCAGAACCAAAGGAAGTTCTCGTATCTTGGATAAAGACGGCAAATATGCAGAGGATCTGAAACAGCCTCGCTTCAAAAAGAGAAAGTTTCTGAAACTGCTGTGGCCAGATTTTTGGTACTtagttgctgctgttgtt AGTGCATTAGCTGCTGCATTGATCAACGTTCAGATCCCAGTCTTTCTCGGAGATATGGTCCAAGTTGTAGCAGAGGCAGCTGCAAAGCAATATGGGAACTATATGAGTGAGATACGAGGTCCGGCGTTGAAGCTTATCGTTGCGTACTGCCTGCAG gcACTTTGTACCTGTAGTTACATCTCCCTGTTGTCTGCTGTTGGTGAACGCACTGCAGTGAGGATGAGAGAAGCGTTGTTTGCCGCCCTCTTGAGACAAGATATAGCATTTTTTGACACCCATCATACGGGTGAACTAATCAACAG ATTATCAGCGGACGTTCAAGATTTCAAAAGCGCCTTCAAGCTTTGTGTAGCACAGGGTCTACGAGGCATAACTCAAGTCCTTGGTGCTAGCGTTGCTATGTACGTCTTGTCTCCAAAGTTGACTCTACTACTCATAGCAGTCGTTCCAGGAGTTGTTATCGTCGGGACATTCATCGGAGCTTCTCTAAGATCATTATCACGACAAGTTCAAGAACAG GTTGCTATGGGAACCTCAGTTGCAGATGAAGCGTTAGGTAACATGAGAACAGTACGATCATTTGCAATGGAAGAAAAGGAGCTGGAATTGTACTGCGACGAGATCGAGAAATCCAGACGGCTGAATGAAAGACTAGGTCTTGGTATTGGTCTCTTTCAAGGACTCAGTAACCTAGCTCTTAATG ggattATTGTGGGAGTGATTTACAGTGGAGGTTATCTACTAGCCAGTGGTGACATCAAACCAGGTCAACTCATGTCTTTCCTCGTTGCTTCTCAAACTATCCAGAGATCACTAACTAGTATATCAATCCTCTTTGGTCAGGCAATTAGAGGAACCAGCGCCGGGGCTCGAGTCTTTGAG TATCTAGAATTGGAGCCAACAATTCCTCTGAAAGGAGGTAAACACATTCCGTTTCACAGTTTCTACGGCAACGTGAGGTTCAACGATGTGACATTCAGCTACCCAACGAGGCCTGAACAG GTTGTTTTGAGTGGATTGACGTTAGATATACCAGCAGGACAAGTGGTGGCTGTCTGCGGCCCGTCAGGAGGGG GGAAATCTACAATTGCTGCCTTACTTGAAAGGTTCTATGATGTCACTAAAGGCTCTGTTACTATTGACAACGTGAATATTAATGAGCTTGACCCCAGTAAGCTGCGAGGTCAGACAATTGGTTTCATTAATCAG gaGCCGGTGTTGTTCGCAACGAGTGTGATAGAAAATATCCGGTATGGAAATCCAGATGCATCGGATCAAGAG gTTTATGAGGCAGCCGCTCTAGCCAATGCTCATGATTTCATTCTTGGATTTCCAGAGGGGTACAAAACAATCCTTGGTGAGCGTGGCGTTACAATATCGGGCGGACAGAAGCAAAG AATAGCAATTGCTCGAGCCCTTGTTAAGAATCCCTCCATTCTGATTCTTGATGAGGCGACCAGCGCCCTCGACACCGAGTCTGAGAGAGTCGTCCAAGAAGCAATCGACAAAGTCTCAAAAG GAAGAACAGTTCTTGTCATAGCACATAGACTGAGTACAATCAGAAACGCTGATCTTATAGCTGTACTTAATCATGGAAGTATTCAAGAG ATTGGAACACATGCAGAGCTGCTAAAGAAAGGCGGTGTCTATGCTGATCTTATAAAGGGACAAGCAGCAAAGACATGA